One candidate division WOR-3 bacterium genomic window, TTTGCCTTTTCAGACCTGCTTAAAAGAGACCAATATTATAAGAGGTTCCCTTATTTTGCCATCCTGTTTACTTCCATAGCCCTTTTGGCTTACTTTTTACACCCTCACGGATGGCATTTTCTTAATCGGCAGAGCTGGTTAGTTGGATTTATGGGGGGAAAACTCACCTACGCAGGGGTTATTTCCTTCCTTTTTCCGCTTATTAACTTCCCTGAAGGTAGTAACCTAAGGAAACTCCTATCTCCTTTTTTGGCAAGTGTCTTAGTTCTAATAAGCCTCGCCATCAACAACTCAAGGAGCTACTACTTAGGCGTTTCTGTTTTTATGGTCCTTTTTATAATTTTTGCGAAAAGGTCCTTGAAGGTAATCTATTTTTTACTACTTGTGATATTTGCCTCAGCCGTATTTCTAAATCAGAAGAGTTACGATTATCTAAAAAGAAGCGCTCCCACCCCTCAAAATATGAGCACCTTCCTAAGGATCCAAATGTGGAAAACCGGTCTCAACATCTTTAAAGCAAGACCCTTAGCAGGAATTGGCTATGAGCTCTGGGGAGAGGAGAAGGTAAGGGAAGAATATCTCAGCAAATACGCAACGCCTAAATTAAAAGAAACATTGGAAAAATATCCCGATACAAAGAAACCGGTAAGTGGGCACCTCCATAGCAATTACATAATGGCCCTCGTCAATGGCGGAATCTTGCTTCTCATAGCCTACATTTTAATCTTTATCTATTATGGGCTCCTTTTCTTAAAAACGAAAAATGAATACAGCCTGTACGGTATAGGGCTTCTTCTAATAATGCTCATCGCTGGAGCCTTTGAATACAGTTTCAGTGATGCAGAGGTGGTCCAGACCTTTGCCCTTTCCCTTGGCCTACTTTTAAACAAGGCTAAAGGTGATGAAGGTAATCATTAGAACGCCTAATTGGCTGGGAGATGCTGTTTTTAACCTGCCATTTATCATCGAGGTCTCAAAGAGGCACGATGTAAGTATAGTAACGAAGGAAACCATCAAAGATTTGTTCTGGGGATTCCCTGTAATTACCTTCAAATCAAACGATGAACTTTACAAAAAACACTTAACCCTGTGGAAACAGTACGACTACTATATAGTGACGCCCATATCTTTCTCTTCTGCCTTAGCGGCCTTTCTTTCCCGAACCCCAAAAAGAATTGGCTTTTCCTTTGATGCAAGGGATTTTTTGCTCACAAAGCGGATCAAAATTCCAAAAGACTGGAAAGAACGTCATACCACCGAGACCTACGCTTTGCTTTATCAGAATCTCATTGAAATAAAAGAAGTTAAATTCGAACTTGAAATACCAGAAAAATTCCAGGCCTCAGCTCTGGAAATTCTAAAAAACTTTGGACTGATTGATGAGCCCTACGTTTGCTTCTCCCCCTTTGCCCAGTTCGGAAGAGCAAAGGAGTGGGGAGAAGAGAATTTTATTGAGTTGGGTAAAATCCTTTTAAAACACGGAATAAAATCAGTAATTTTTGGAGGCAAGGGTGACTTAGAAAGGTCTAAGGTCTTCAAAGGGGAAAATTTTGTAAATTTAACCGGAAAAACATCTTTATGGGAAGCAGCTGCAATTGCGAAAAAAAGTCTGGCTTTCATAGGCGGAGATTCCGGTCTCACACACCTTTCAGCCATTATCGGCGCTAAAACCCTTGCGATCTTCGGACCCACTCCTGTTTCCTGGACAAGACCACTGGGAAAGAATGTTATGGTCCTCTACAAAAAATTGAAATGTTCCCCCTGCGAGCAAAGGGAGTGCCCCCTCGGAACGAAAGAGTGCATGAAATCAGTAAAACCCGAGGAAGTGTTTGAAGTTATAAGAGAGTGACTTTAAAATTTTAACTAAAGGAGGCAAGTCCCGCTAAATTCTGGTTTCTGAAAAATTATTGCGGAGGGATAAAATGACAAAACAACTCAAAAAATTGCTCTTTTCCCTTGCTGTCCTTGCAGGGATCGTAAAGGCTGACTCCTTTGATGCGGGAGTTCCCTTCCTTATGATCTTCCCATCTCCGAGAGCAACAGGAATGGCGGCAGCCTTCTCAACTATTGCCGATGACCCATCAGCAACCTACTATAATCCCGCAGGATTGGGATTTATACAAAGAGGAGAAATAATGGTGGTTCACACCCCTTGGCTTCGCGGGCTTGCTCCTGATATGTACCACGAATTCACCGCTTTCACTTACCCGCTACCCGTTGGAACCGTCGGGGCAAACATAATTTTTCTCTACTATGGCAAAATTGAGGGGGTTTCTGACGATCAATACTTAGGATCCTGGTCTCCTTATGACCTCCAAATTCAGGTATCCTATGGTTACAAAATAAATGATAACCTAAGTATAGGAGGCGACATAAAATTCATTCACAGTTTCTTAGCACCAGAAGATGTGCTCTATCAGGCTACGGGTATAGAAGGTGGAGGAAGTGGCTCTACCTTCGCAGTGGGTGCAGGTCTTCTTTACAGAAAGCCTTTTACAATGGGTGAGAATAAACCGGAATTTCGTTATTCCCTCTTCTTTGATAATTTTGGACCGGGGCTTGTGATTACTTCCACGGGCGAAAGGGATCCACTCCCTTACCATGTGAAGACCGGAGTTGCTTTCACCCCATTAAACATCAAAAATCACAAGATTTCTCTTGCCTTTGAAATAACAAAAGTGTTAGTTAACATTACCAATGACTACAGAGATAAAGGGATTGGTTATGTTCTTGATGATGCCTGGAAGCATGCGGGTTTAGAATACACCCTATTCGATTTAGCCTCTTTGAGATTTGGCTACTTCCATGACCAGCTTGGAGCAAGGAAGGGAATAACCTTTGGATTTGGTGTCAAATTTAAAGGTTTAAGCATTGACGTTTCCGATGACCACTACATCTACAGCTTTAAGCAAGGGCTTAACGTACGTTATGGCCTGAGTTATGCTTTCAAGTTCTAAGAAAGTTAAATACTATCTTACTTTAACTCTTTTTATCTTCCTTTCCTGCGCTGCGAAAAGGCAGGAGGGGACGGTTTTCTGGCACGCCATGGGTGGTCCCCTTGGCGATGCCTTGAAGACCATAGTAACCTGGTATTCCCAGTCCAACCCACCAATTACCCTTGTTAATCTGGGAAACTACAATACCCTTTCCCAGAAAATAATGGGTGCTGTAGCTGCCAATACGCCGCCAACGGCCTCTCAGCTTTATGAGTCGTGGGCTTCTGAACTCCTATCAGCAGGTAAAATAACCCCCATACAAAATTACTTGAGCCTTATTGACTCTACCAAGTTAAAAAATGTCTTTGACGTGCTGATAAAGGGAAACATGTGGTGTGACACCCTCGTGACCTTCCCCTTCAACAAGAGCGTTCCCGTTTTTTATTACAACATAGACCTCTTTGAAAAGTATGGAATCAAGAGATTCCCTCAAACCTGGGACGAATTCAGAGAAGTTGCAAAAAAACTCACCATTGACGAAAATGGAGACGGCAAACCCGAGATCTACGGTACTGCTTTTACCATAGATGTGTGGATTTTTGCTACCATACTCTATCAAAAGGGTGGCAGATTGCTTCAGGGCGATTCAGTACTTTTTGATTCAAAGGGAGGCATTGAAGCACTTACATTTCTTCAAGATCTAATCTTCAAAGATAAATGCGCCTACTTAGGGACTGGCTACTCCCATCAGGATGACTTTGCCAATGGAAGAGTTGCAATGATCTGGGGTACCATCGTCTCCTACGCCTTTATGAAAGATAAGATTAAGTTCCGATTAGGTGTGGCGCCTGTCCCCATTGACAAATACAAGACCGTTATCATTTCTGGAACCAATGTCGGTATATTCGAAAACGTACCCGAAAGCTATAAGAAAAATTTTGCTAATTTCCTTAATTACTTCTTAGAGGACAGCGTTCAAGCCTATTGGTCGTCAAAAACGGGCTATATACCATTAACAAGAACGGCCTTTGATCATCCCATTTTAAAGCATTTCGTCGAATCAGTACCCGGGCTAAAAGAGGCCATGTTGCAGGTAGAATACGGAGATTATGAGCCGCGGGATCCTGTGTGGTTCACAGGGAGAAGAATACTATCCGAAGAAGGGATAGAACCCGCCCTTAGAGGTTATGCAACGCCTGAAAAAAGCCTCAAAAGGGCAGCGGATTTAATCAGACAAGAAATAGCCAGGAGAAAATCCTACCAAGTTTATAGGCATTCCAAAAAGTGATTTAAAAATTCACAAAAAAAAGCTTATTATAATCACATGTCCTTAGACGAAGTAAGAATAGATGATGTCGTAGTTGTCAAAAGTATTAACGCCGGGCAAAGGGCATTAAGGCGCCTTATGAGTTTAGGAATTAATATTGGAGATAGGGTGCGAGTTTTACACTTTGGACCTTTTAAAGGGGCCATCCTTGTAGAGGACCTTGATTCAGGCGTCAAAGTGGCCTTAGGCAGGGGATTGGCAAGGAAAATAGTTGTAGAACATGCAAAATACAATTAGAATTGCCCTCGTTGGGCAGCCAAATTGTGGAAAAAGCACTTTTTTTAATCAGCTTGTAGGTTACAAAGCCCAAACCTCTAACTTTCCTGGTACTACCGTTGAATTCCTTACTGCAGAAGTAATCTACGAAGGTGTAAAACTTGTTATTACTGACCTTCCGGGTATTTATTCGCTCCTCGGTGAAGAACCTGCGGAGCGGGTTACCCTTAAATATTTACTGGAAAATCCCGTCGATGTAATAATAAATATCTTAGACAGCTCCGTTATCTCCAGAAGTCTTGAACTGACCATTGAACTTTCAACCCTCGGGATACCAATGGTACTGGTATTAAACATGAAAGATGAAGCTGAGAAAAAGGGTATTAAGATTGACACGAAAAAACTCGAGGAGATACTGGGTATAGATGTGGTTGAAACGGTGGCAACCCAGGGGAAAGGAATTGACCAGGTAATAAAGAAAGTCTTTAATCCCCAAAAGCCTTTCAAATTGTTAAGAATTGAACTGGGGCCCGAAGCAGAGGAGATAATTAAAGATGCAATTAAGAAAATCAAGGATAAATACCCAAAACTAAGTGAGGATGCTTGCAAAATCCTTGCCATTGCCAATGCTGATGGGCAACTAAACATCTTGGAGAAAAAAGAAGCCGAAAGGATAAATAATTCTTTGTCTTCTTCTATGAAAGTTGAGTCGCCCTGGCTCCTGGTTCACCAAGAAAAACACAAACTGGCAATGGAGATCTTCGAAAAATGTGCAAAGATAACCCATGTGAAAAAGCAAAAATTCATTGATTACAAAATGGATTCGATTGTTATGAACAGCTATGCAGGGCCTTTAATTGCCTTTCTTACATTGCTTGGAATATTTTTCCTTGTCCAGAAAGTGGGCGGTTTTCTAGCAGAAATCTTTGCCATTCCCTTTGATAAGTTAAGCGAGATAATTGAACTTACAAAATGGGGTGGTTTTTTAAAAACCCTGATCCAATCCGTTGTTGATGGTTTAAACAGTGGAATCGGTATTGTATTTCCTTACTTTATACCCTTTGTCTTTTTGCTGTCCA contains:
- a CDS encoding O-antigen ligase family protein produces the protein MKTSGESATTILSRESIKNILTYGALLFPFLPNAYRTVYLSIALLTVIINYRVLWRKENLPLYIFWGVAVLTSLFSPMPLKAIIKTKGIVFDLIVPFIFFAFSDLLKRDQYYKRFPYFAILFTSIALLAYFLHPHGWHFLNRQSWLVGFMGGKLTYAGVISFLFPLINFPEGSNLRKLLSPFLASVLVLISLAINNSRSYYLGVSVFMVLFIIFAKRSLKVIYFLLLVIFASAVFLNQKSYDYLKRSAPTPQNMSTFLRIQMWKTGLNIFKARPLAGIGYELWGEEKVREEYLSKYATPKLKETLEKYPDTKKPVSGHLHSNYIMALVNGGILLLIAYILIFIYYGLLFLKTKNEYSLYGIGLLLIMLIAGAFEYSFSDAEVVQTFALSLGLLLNKAKGDEGNH
- the waaF gene encoding lipopolysaccharide heptosyltransferase II, whose amino-acid sequence is MKVIIRTPNWLGDAVFNLPFIIEVSKRHDVSIVTKETIKDLFWGFPVITFKSNDELYKKHLTLWKQYDYYIVTPISFSSALAAFLSRTPKRIGFSFDARDFLLTKRIKIPKDWKERHTTETYALLYQNLIEIKEVKFELEIPEKFQASALEILKNFGLIDEPYVCFSPFAQFGRAKEWGEENFIELGKILLKHGIKSVIFGGKGDLERSKVFKGENFVNLTGKTSLWEAAAIAKKSLAFIGGDSGLTHLSAIIGAKTLAIFGPTPVSWTRPLGKNVMVLYKKLKCSPCEQRECPLGTKECMKSVKPEEVFEVIRE
- a CDS encoding PorV/PorQ family protein; this encodes MTKQLKKLLFSLAVLAGIVKADSFDAGVPFLMIFPSPRATGMAAAFSTIADDPSATYYNPAGLGFIQRGEIMVVHTPWLRGLAPDMYHEFTAFTYPLPVGTVGANIIFLYYGKIEGVSDDQYLGSWSPYDLQIQVSYGYKINDNLSIGGDIKFIHSFLAPEDVLYQATGIEGGGSGSTFAVGAGLLYRKPFTMGENKPEFRYSLFFDNFGPGLVITSTGERDPLPYHVKTGVAFTPLNIKNHKISLAFEITKVLVNITNDYRDKGIGYVLDDAWKHAGLEYTLFDLASLRFGYFHDQLGARKGITFGFGVKFKGLSIDVSDDHYIYSFKQGLNVRYGLSYAFKF
- a CDS encoding ABC transporter substrate-binding protein, yielding MLSSSKKVKYYLTLTLFIFLSCAAKRQEGTVFWHAMGGPLGDALKTIVTWYSQSNPPITLVNLGNYNTLSQKIMGAVAANTPPTASQLYESWASELLSAGKITPIQNYLSLIDSTKLKNVFDVLIKGNMWCDTLVTFPFNKSVPVFYYNIDLFEKYGIKRFPQTWDEFREVAKKLTIDENGDGKPEIYGTAFTIDVWIFATILYQKGGRLLQGDSVLFDSKGGIEALTFLQDLIFKDKCAYLGTGYSHQDDFANGRVAMIWGTIVSYAFMKDKIKFRLGVAPVPIDKYKTVIISGTNVGIFENVPESYKKNFANFLNYFLEDSVQAYWSSKTGYIPLTRTAFDHPILKHFVESVPGLKEAMLQVEYGDYEPRDPVWFTGRRILSEEGIEPALRGYATPEKSLKRAADLIRQEIARRKSYQVYRHSKK
- a CDS encoding FeoA family protein; this encodes MSLDEVRIDDVVVVKSINAGQRALRRLMSLGINIGDRVRVLHFGPFKGAILVEDLDSGVKVALGRGLARKIVVEHAKYN
- the feoB gene encoding ferrous iron transport protein B, producing the protein MQNTIRIALVGQPNCGKSTFFNQLVGYKAQTSNFPGTTVEFLTAEVIYEGVKLVITDLPGIYSLLGEEPAERVTLKYLLENPVDVIINILDSSVISRSLELTIELSTLGIPMVLVLNMKDEAEKKGIKIDTKKLEEILGIDVVETVATQGKGIDQVIKKVFNPQKPFKLLRIELGPEAEEIIKDAIKKIKDKYPKLSEDACKILAIANADGQLNILEKKEAERINNSLSSSMKVESPWLLVHQEKHKLAMEIFEKCAKITHVKKQKFIDYKMDSIVMNSYAGPLIAFLTLLGIFFLVQKVGGFLAEIFAIPFDKLSEIIELTKWGGFLKTLIQSVVDGLNSGIGIVFPYFIPFVFLLSILEDLGYLSRLAFVLDHFLHRIGLHGKSVVPFILGYGCNVPAVFSTRIIESERERITTAFLIPFIPCSARLAIIFALSNLFLGFKFTFTLFVLNIFVIAILAKIVSLLYKSEVTDFILEIPPYRIPTVKGTLSKLWYKLKDFIFFAWPIIVIGSIILSLMQYFGLDTVINRAFSPFVHGILGINENLSVVLIFGVLRKELALIMASEALKVPVELLNTVMTKRELVVFTTFVTFYTPCLSTILALWKEIGLTKTLIQIAVSLILASILGLLMGLIF